In one window of Gossypium arboreum isolate Shixiya-1 chromosome 4, ASM2569848v2, whole genome shotgun sequence DNA:
- the LOC108459381 gene encoding NADPH:quinone oxidoreductase, whose translation MEAVVASKPVIKVAAICGSLRKASYNRGLIRTALELTKESIAGLQMEYIDISPLPMLDTDLEVDGKFPPAVEAFRQKILEADSILIASPEYNYSLTAPLKNALDWASRPPNVWADKAAAIVSAGGGFGGARSHYHLRQVGVFLDLHFINKPEFYLNAFQPPAKFDSDGNLIDEDSKERMKQVLLSLQAFTLRLQPKN comes from the exons ATGGAAGCTGTTGTAGCATCGAAACCAGTGATTAAAGTTGCTGCCATTTGTGGGTCTTTAAGGAAAGCCTCTTACAACAGAGGCTTAATTCGAACCG ctTTGGAGCTTACCAAGGAGTCCATTGCTGGGCTTCAAATGGAATACATAGACATTTCACCACTTCCAATGCTGGATACAGATCTGGAAGTTGATGGCAAGTTTCCCCCTGCGGTTGAGGCTTTCAGGCAGAAGATTTTGGAGGCTGATAGCATCCTTATTGCTTCCCCTGAATACAACTATTCTCTTACTG CGCCTCTGAAGAATGCACTTGACTGGGCTTCAAGACCACCAAATGTATGGGCAGATAAAGCGGCTGCCATCGTAAGCGCCGGAGGAGGCTTTGGTGGTGCGCGATCACATTATCATCTTCGCCAAGTTGGGGTTTTCCTTGATCTACATTTCATCAATAAACCCGAGTTTTACTTGAATGCGTTTCAGCCTCCGGCAAAGTTCGATAGTGATGGCAACCTTATTGACGAGGATTCCAAGGAGAGAATGAAGCAAGTTCTTCTTTCCTTGCAAGCATTTACCCTCCGACTCCAACCTAAAAACTGA